Part of the Bacteroidota bacterium genome, ATGAATGATATAAAATGGGGTGAATTACCTTTTGGTTATTTAAAAACAGATTACAATATTCGTTGTTACTACAAAAACGGAAAATGGGGAGAACTTGAAGTTTCTTCTTCGGAACATATTGATATTCACATTGCAGCTACAGCTTTGCATTATGGACAAGAAGCTTTTGAAGGAATGAAAGCTTTTATGGGAAAAGACGGCAAAATCAGGTTATTTCGTTGGGAAGAAAACCATAAAAGAATGAATAGCTCGGCTCGTGAACTAATGATGCAAGAGGTTACTGCTGATATTTTCAGAGGTGCAATTGATAAAGCTATAAAGTTGAATTTAAAATTTGTTCCGCCTTATGGCTCAGGAGCATCATTGTATATAAGACCGCTATTAATTGGTTCAGGAGCACAAGTTGGTGTAAAACCTGCTGAGGAATATTTATTCATGATTTTTGTAACTCCTGTTGGACCATACTTCAAGGAAGGATTCAGTCCTGTAGATTTTCTATTAACAGAAGAATACGACAGAGCAGCTCCATTAGGAACAGGACATATAAAAGCCGGAGGAAACTATGCCGCAGGATTACAAGCTATGACAAAAGCTCATAAGGATGGTTTTGCCAATGTTTTATTTCTTGATGCCAAAGAGAAAAAATATATTGACGAAGCAGGACCTGCAAACTTTTTCGGGATAAAAAATAACACTTATATTACTCCAAAGTCTCCTTCAATTTTACCTTCAATTACAAATAAAAGTCTTTGTGTAATTGCAGAAGATATTGGAATGAAAGTAGAAAAAAGACCCATCCCTAAAGAAGAACTTAGCACTTTTGAAGAAGCAGGTGCATGTGGTACTGCTGCTGTTATCTCTCCAATAAAGAAAATCTATAACGACACAACGGGTGAAACTTATGAATTTGGTAAGGATGGTAAAGCAGGGAAAAAATCTGAAGAACTTTACAAAAGATTACAAGGGATTCAATCGGGAGATATTGAAGATAAATATGACTGGATTGAATTTGTAGAATAGAAAAATTAAATTAATAAGTCATGAGGTTGTAAATTTAAAATAAAATTATCTTTGCAACCTTTTTTTTAATCTAAAAAACACATTAAAAATATGAGTAAAAGAACAATAGTAAAATTACCCGGAGACGGAATAGGCAGAGTAGTTTTAGACGAAAGTATCAGAGTATTGGAAGCTGCCGGCTTTGATGCAGAATATATTGAAGGTGATATTGGTTGGGAATTCTGGAAAAAAGAAGGTAACCCTTTACCTGACAGAACAATAGACCTCATTGACAAATATAAGTTAGCCCTCTTTGGAGCAATTACATCAAAACCAAAAGATGATGCTACTGCTGAGATTGATCCTTCACTTAAAGATAAAGGATTTATTTATTCAAGTCCGATTGTAGGATTACGTCAGCATTTCAATCTTGACATTTGTATAAGACCATGCAAAACATACAAGGGAAATCCATTAAATTTTATCAGAAGAGCAAAAGACGGTGGTATTGACGAGCCTGAAGTTGATGCAGTAATTTTCCGACAAAATACTGAAGGATTATATGGTGGTGTTGAATGGACAAACCCTCCTGACCTTGTTTATAAAGGATTAATGTCACATCCTAAATTCCAAAAGAATTTTTCACAAACTCCAAAGGAAGAATTATCGGTTTCAACAAGAATATTTACAAAAAAAGCAACAGAAAGAATCATAAAAGCAGCATTTGAACATGCAAAAAACTATGGATATAAATCAGTAACAGTTTGCGAAAAGCCAAATGTTATTAGAGAAACTTCAGGAATGATGTTTAAACTTGCCAAAGAAATTCAAAAAGCTGATTATCCTGAAATAGAACTTTGGAATACAAACATTGATGCACAAATGATGTGGCTCACTAAAAACCCTGAAACTTACGGTGTAATTGTAGCAGGAAATATGTTTGGCGATATTGTTTCCGATGGTTTTGCCGGTTTGATTGGCGGACTTGGATTTGCGTGTAGTGCTCAATTCAATCCGGAAAATGGAATTGCTATTTTTGAACCTACACATGGCTCAGCACCAAAATATGCCGATTATTCTGAATCAATTGTAAATCCAATAGCAATGATTGCTTCAAGCTGTATGATGTTGGATCACATTAGCGAAAATGAAATAGCAACTAAAATAAGAAATGCCGTAGCTGAAGTTATATCAGAAGGAAAAGTTAGAACCTATGATATGAGTAAAATGACAGGAAAAGCTGATGTTATCGATAATGGTGCTGCTTCAACAAAGCAAATGGCTGATGCTATAATTGAAAAACTTAGATAAGTTGAATTAAGACTTGGTGATTTGTTGATTTGGTGATTTGTTTATTTGTTTCAATAGTCATTTAGTGGTCATTTGCTTCGCTGTCATTTAATTGTCATTATGTTGTTTATTTGGTGATTTGTTGATTTGTTTATTCGGAATTTGACTACGGACTGAGGACTGCTGACTGCCGACTTGTTGATTTGTTTATATTTTCACGCAAAGACGCAAAGAACGCAAAGAAGAATTGTTTATCTGTTTATTTGTTTATTCGGGTATTTGACTATGGACTGAGGACTGCTGACTGGGGACTGCCGACTGAGGACTGCCGACTGAGGACTGCCGACTGAGGACTGCCGACTGAGGACTGCCGACTGAGAACTGCCGACTGAAGACTGCCGACTGTTTTAATTTATTGCATTGTTTATGATTTATCAATTTGAAATATTTAGGAATTTAACTTTTAGTGAAAAGAAAACTTTCAGATTTCATCTTGCTTATTCTTTTATTGAAGGAATTATTCTTGGGGTACTAGCACTTAATGAATATGTTTTTGTGAAAAGTATGCAAGGCTCTGAGGGGCTTTTAAGTATTCTGTTTTCGTTTACAGTTATTGTTTTGTTATTTTCTCTTTTTATTACCGAATTTTTAAAAAGGTTTCCTGACAAAAAAAAACTATTAAAGATAGTGGCATTCGTTACAAGATTGCCACTATTTTTACTTCTTTTATTTCCAAAAGATTTAGCAACTCTTACTTCTAACAACATTTATCATTACTATTTTTTAGGAATTTTCTTTGTCTTTTTCTTAGCTCAACCTATAGTTTTACCAATCATAAATCTCTTTTTAAAGAATAATTACAAACATCAAAATTTTGGTAAACTTTATAGTTATTCAAATATGATAAACAAGGCAGCCTTGCTTGTAACAACATTTTCATTCGGGCGTTTACTTGATTTCGACAACTATGCTTTCAGGTATGTTTATCCATTAATAGGTATCCTTGGAATTGTCTCAATTTTTTTGTTGAGTAAAATACGAGTTGAAAATTATATTAGTAAAATTAGGAAAAGTTTCTTGAATTCAGTTCGCTATTCCTTTGGTGAATTCAAAAAAATAATGAAGGAAAATAAAGCCTACAGAGATTTTGAGATAGGTTTTATGTTTTATGGATTTGCTTTTATGTCATCAGCGGTAATGATTCCTTTGTTTTATGATAAAATATTAGAACTCAATTATTCCAGTGCTGCGTTCTATAAAAATTTCTATAACATTCTGGCAATTTTAATCCTTCCTCTTTTCGGAAAATTACTTGGCAAAATTGACCCAAGAAAATTTTCAATAATGACGTTCTTTTTCATGTTTTTAACAATTTTATTTACTGCCCTCACCGAGTATTTTCCACAAAGCACTGAATATTTAAATATTAATTTCTTTTATTTTTTGGTTTTGGCAAATGTTTTTTACGGACTTTTTGCAGCAGCAATGCCTTTACTTTGGAGTATTGGTTCTGCATATTTTTGTAAAACAGAAGAAGCCGATACATATCAGGCAATTCACCTTAGCCTTACAGGATTAAGAGGTTTATTTGCTCCTTTTGCAGGTATTTTAATTTATAAATTAAGTAACTTCACTATTACTTTTTCTACAGGAATAATATCACTAGTTTTGGGAATTATTTTAATGTTTTATTCAATGAGAAAATATAGATAGCTGTTTGGCTAAANNNNNNNNNNNNNNNNNNNNNNNNNNNNNNNNNNNNNNNNNNNNNNNNNNNNNNNNNNNNNNNNNNNNNNNNNNNNNNNNNNNNNNNNNNNNNNNNNNNNGCAGGTATTTTAATTTATAAATTAAGTAACTTCACTATTACTTTTTCTACAGGAATAATATCACTAGTTTTGGGAATTATTTTAATGTTTTATTCAATGAGAAAATATAGATAGCTGTTTGGCTAAAGGGGGCTTCTATTAATTCCTTTCTTTCAAGAAACAAGTATAATGAATAAGATGCAAACCATAAATATTTTTGAATAGCCTTAGCTATTCGAAAATATTTTGGTGAAGTCAGATTGTTTATTATCCTTGTTCCAAAAGGGTTGTCAGAGTTTTCCATATACTGCTTTAAATTTTATTACATTATCCCGATAGTGTTTCAAAAATTTAAATTGTCTCTGAAAAACTCTGACAATCTTGATGCGAAGGAATTAATAGAAGCCCCCTAAAAGAAGTGGCAATATTCTAAAGTCCTAATTATTGTTAAATTCCCTAAATTACTGTGTTTTGCCATTTTTTTAGTTTTTGTTAGGTGCTGAATTTTATTCTTTTTTATTTGATATAATATAGTTATTCATATTATATGTTACAATTGGATTCGGTATCCAGCTACTTCCCGTTATTCCGGATATAGCATTAATTGGTAATAAAGCTAAGTAAATATTAAGGTAGGATACATCACCTTCAGCAATTGCAATTGAAAGTGGAGTAATTAATATCCCTGCTATAATAGAAAATTTTAGTAACCTTCCAAATTTCAATATAGAAATACTCTGAATTTCATTTACCGTAAAATTAAAAGTATCATTCTTTACTAAAATTGAAACTAGGGAATCATCTATTACTTTAACCAATATTCCTGAGAGATAATTTTCATTCTCATATTTAATAGTTACATCTTTTTTGTATTTAAGTGTTTCTGCCTTAGTAGGATATTTTGTTCCTTTTTTTGTCAGAAGGAAGTCGTTCTGTCCATAAGTATGAAATACTGTTATAATAGTAATTGCTAAGCTTATAAGAATTATCTTTTTCATAATAGTTTTTAGAGAAAGAACGATTAATCCTTAGGATTATTACTTGTCATTTTTTTCTATTTTCCGACTAACGTAAATACTAATTATTGATTACCTATTGTTTATAGGCTCTATGATTTTTTATTTTTTCTTCATTCTGTTGAATAATTCTCCCTACATTAGCTAAAATATTCAACTGAATTGTCCAGTAGGGAGATTCCAACAAACGTCAAAGTTAATCATTTAATTTACAGTCAATTAATAGTTTTTAATTTTGTTCATTTCAACCCTTTATTTTATCATTCGTTAGCTGAAAAATTCAACTTTTTTTATCCGAAGTAGGGGGATTATAAGCAACGTCAGTCTGTCTAATAACCCTAACCACCAATTAAATTTTTGTCAAATATAAAGCTATTTCTGCTTTGCTCAAAAATAATTTGCTTTTTTTAGGTTGCGTTTTTCGAATTGCTTCTTCCAGTGATATTGTAAAAATATATGACTGTCTTCTGTCTTTTCC contains:
- a CDS encoding branched-chain amino acid aminotransferase; this encodes MNDIKWGELPFGYLKTDYNIRCYYKNGKWGELEVSSSEHIDIHIAATALHYGQEAFEGMKAFMGKDGKIRLFRWEENHKRMNSSARELMMQEVTADIFRGAIDKAIKLNLKFVPPYGSGASLYIRPLLIGSGAQVGVKPAEEYLFMIFVTPVGPYFKEGFSPVDFLLTEEYDRAAPLGTGHIKAGGNYAAGLQAMTKAHKDGFANVLFLDAKEKKYIDEAGPANFFGIKNNTYITPKSPSILPSITNKSLCVIAEDIGMKVEKRPIPKEELSTFEEAGACGTAAVISPIKKIYNDTTGETYEFGKDGKAGKKSEELYKRLQGIQSGDIEDKYDWIEFVE
- a CDS encoding MFS transporter codes for the protein MIYQFEIFRNLTFSEKKTFRFHLAYSFIEGIILGVLALNEYVFVKSMQGSEGLLSILFSFTVIVLLFSLFITEFLKRFPDKKKLLKIVAFVTRLPLFLLLLFPKDLATLTSNNIYHYYFLGIFFVFFLAQPIVLPIINLFLKNNYKHQNFGKLYSYSNMINKAALLVTTFSFGRLLDFDNYAFRYVYPLIGILGIVSIFLLSKIRVENYISKIRKSFLNSVRYSFGEFKKIMKENKAYRDFEIGFMFYGFAFMSSAVMIPLFYDKILELNYSSAAFYKNFYNILAILILPLFGKLLGKIDPRKFSIMTFFFMFLTILFTALTEYFPQSTEYLNINFFYFLVLANVFYGLFAAAMPLLWSIGSAYFCKTEEADTYQAIHLSLTGLRGLFAPFAGILIYKLSNFTITFSTGIISLVLGIILMFYSMRKYR
- a CDS encoding isocitrate/isopropylmalate family dehydrogenase, giving the protein MSKRTIVKLPGDGIGRVVLDESIRVLEAAGFDAEYIEGDIGWEFWKKEGNPLPDRTIDLIDKYKLALFGAITSKPKDDATAEIDPSLKDKGFIYSSPIVGLRQHFNLDICIRPCKTYKGNPLNFIRRAKDGGIDEPEVDAVIFRQNTEGLYGGVEWTNPPDLVYKGLMSHPKFQKNFSQTPKEELSVSTRIFTKKATERIIKAAFEHAKNYGYKSVTVCEKPNVIRETSGMMFKLAKEIQKADYPEIELWNTNIDAQMMWLTKNPETYGVIVAGNMFGDIVSDGFAGLIGGLGFACSAQFNPENGIAIFEPTHGSAPKYADYSESIVNPIAMIASSCMMLDHISENEIATKIRNAVAEVISEGKVRTYDMSKMTGKADVIDNGAASTKQMADAIIEKLR